In Bosea sp. PAMC 26642, the DNA window CGGCTGGACCCACCCCGTCATCGGCCTCTGGCCGGTTCGCTTGCGCGAGGAATTGCGCCACGCCCTGACGGTCGAGGGCGAACGCAAGATCGACCGCTGGACGGCCCGCCATGGCTGCGCCTCTGCGGAATGGCCGGTTACGCCGGTCGATCCCTTCTTCAACGCCAACAGGCCCGATGATCTGGCCGAAGCCGAGCGGCTGTTCGTTATGCTCGCGGATTCCGACCCACAGCCTTCATCCTGAGGAGCGCCGCAGGCGCGTCTCGAAGGATGCTTCAGCCAGTGTCTTCTGGAGCATCCTTAGAGACGCGGGCTTCGCCCGCTCCTCAGGATGAGGGCTGTGGGACGAGAGTTGCTTAGACATCCGAGCCAGTGGCCAGCCTTGATCCTGCCGGTGCGGCTCGCTATCTCTTGCTAATAAGAACAGCTTATCGGCGCCGTGCCTCGGGGGAACACCATGAAATCATTCGTCATCGCCGTCCTGTTCGCCGCTGCGGCCGCCTATGGCGCCAGCCTCGTGCTCAACGACTTCTTCCAGAAGCCGGTCGAGACGGCCTACTCGACGGGCGGCGTCAGGCTATAGACCTCACTCGATCACGATCCGCGGCGCGGCCCTGACCGTCCCGCCCGCGAGCCCGGCCATCACCTGCCGCGCGATCATCAGATAAGCCTTCGCATGGGCTGAGTCGGGGTCGCTCGCCACGATCGGCCGGCCGCCATCGGAGGTCTCGCGGATCGACATGGCCAGCGGAATTTCGCCGAGGAAGGGCACGCCCTGCCGCTCGGCTTCGTGCCGCGCCCCGCCATGGGCGAAGATGTCGGAGCGGTGGCCGCATTCCGGGCAGATGAAATAGCTCATGTTCTCGACGATGCCGAGGATGGGCACCTCCACCTTCCTGAACATCGCGACGCCGCGCCGCGCATCGAGCAGCGCCAGATCCTGCGGCGTCGAGACGATGACGGCGCCCGCCAGCGGCGTCTGCTGCGCCATGGTCAACTGCGCGTCGCCGGTGCCCGGCGGCATGTCGACGACGAGCACGTCGAGTTCGCCCCAGGCGACCTCGCGCAGCATCTGGGTCAACGCCGAGATCACCATCGGCCCGCGCCAGATCATCGGCGTCTCCTCGTCGATCAGGAAACCGATCGACATGATCTTGAGGCCATAGGCCTCCATCGGCGCGAGCGTTCTCCCCGAGACCAGCCGCGGCTTGCCGGTGATGCCGAAGATCTTCGGCACCGAAGGGCCGTAGATGTCGGCATCGAGCACGCCGACCTTGAGGCCCAGCGTCGCCAGCGCGACGGCGAGATTGGCGGTGGTGGTCGATTTGCCGACGCCGCCCTTGCCGCTCGCCACCGCGATGATCTGCTTGACGCCGGGAATGCCGGCGGCCTTCGGCGTCGGACCACCGGGTGCGGGGCGGTGTGCCTGCTGGCGCGCTTGCGTCGCAGCCGATGTCGGAGCCTTGTCGGCGGTCATCCCGACCAGAACCTGCGTCACGCCGGGCAGCCCGGAGACGGCGCTCTCGGCGGCCTTGCGCACCGGCTCCATCGCGGCGGCCTCGGTCGCGTCGATGCCGATGGCGAAGATCACCTTGCCACCGTCGATCAGGATGTTGGCGACGCGGCCCGAGGCCGAGAGCGATGGCCCGCCCGCCGGCAGCTTCACCAGTTCGAGCGCGCGCAGGATGTCGGCTTGGGTGAGGGCCAAATCGAAAACTCCAGTCTGGCGGCCGGTCAGGCCGCCGCCTTGCGAATATGAAAGATGAGCAGATCGTTCTCGCTGCTGCT includes these proteins:
- a CDS encoding Mrp/NBP35 family ATP-binding protein, which encodes MALTQADILRALELVKLPAGGPSLSASGRVANILIDGGKVIFAIGIDATEAAAMEPVRKAAESAVSGLPGVTQVLVGMTADKAPTSAATQARQQAHRPAPGGPTPKAAGIPGVKQIIAVASGKGGVGKSTTTANLAVALATLGLKVGVLDADIYGPSVPKIFGITGKPRLVSGRTLAPMEAYGLKIMSIGFLIDEETPMIWRGPMVISALTQMLREVAWGELDVLVVDMPPGTGDAQLTMAQQTPLAGAVIVSTPQDLALLDARRGVAMFRKVEVPILGIVENMSYFICPECGHRSDIFAHGGARHEAERQGVPFLGEIPLAMSIRETSDGGRPIVASDPDSAHAKAYLMIARQVMAGLAGGTVRAAPRIVIE